The DNA segment CGGCAGCTGCAAAGTCACAAGAGTGCCCACAGGCTCAGTGTCGCGGGTGGGTCTCCCGGATCCAGCTGTTTTGCCCCACCGGGGCGGTTTTATCGTCAGCTGACAGATCCACGACTCGCCCGTGCGGGCTGGTCGCCGCCCAGGCCGCGCCGAAGAGCAGCAGCTGGTTGAAGACGTAGAGGTAGACCAGCGCGCCGACGGCGGAACCGACGAGGGCGTACGCCGGATTCCGCTCCACGATCGCCACGAACGACTTGCCCACCGTGTTGAGCAGCATCAGCCCGATGCCGACCTGCAGCACCGGCGGCGCCATCCGGCGGGCCGTCATCTTGAGCCGGGGCACCCCGGTCAGCAGCGCCGCCGCCAGCAGCATGTTGACGCCCAGGGTGAGCACCACGCTCACCGCGGAGAGCAGCGTCGTGAACCCGCCGCCGGCCAGCCAGTGCAGCAGCCGCTCCAGGCCGTAGACGGCGAGCTGGGTGAGCGCGAGCAGCACCAGGAGACCGATCAGGACCAGGAGATCAACAGCTTGTCG comes from the Actinoplanes sp. OR16 genome and includes:
- a CDS encoding YihY/virulence factor BrkB family protein, with protein sequence MNPIDRAYDVAEARIMTWRYRTPYFDHFCRAILRYEDVQGGRLAAAIAYYGFFAVFALLLIGYSIFGLLLSNNVELFELVTEFLRDNLPFLDVQAIVDSKKTVGIVGLIGLTFTGIGWVESIRSSQRLIWQLREQPGYIGVRQAVDLLVLIGLLVLLALTQLAVYGLERLLHWLAGGGFTTLLSAVSVVLTLGVNMLLAAALLTGVPRLKMTARRMAPPVLQVGIGLMLLNTVGKSFVAIVERNPAYALVGSAVGALVYLYVFNQLLLFGAAWAATSPHGRVVDLSADDKTAPVGQNSWIRETHPRH